From the genome of Excalfactoria chinensis isolate bCotChi1 chromosome 12, bCotChi1.hap2, whole genome shotgun sequence, one region includes:
- the EDEM1 gene encoding ER degradation-enhancing alpha-mannosidase-like protein 1: MQWRSLVLGLLLLRLALHALLALLPALAPGFCLRLRLPFPFPPRSAALGPPGSARPPPGGVSSHWGSLRGGGGAAGRDEYESRYSAAFPPQLRARLRDAARGMFAFGYDSYMRHAFPSDELDPLHCCGRGPDRDDPSNLNINDVLGNYSLTLIDALDTLAVMGNSSEFQKAVKLVIDTVSFDKDSTVQVFEATIRVLGSLLSAHIIITDAKQPFGDMTIKDYDNELLHMAHDLAVRLLPAFENTKTGIPYPRVNLKKGVPPNSNNETCTAGAGSLLVEFGILSRLLGDSTFEWVARRAVKALWSLRSNNTGLLGNVVNIQTGHWVGKQSGLGAGSDSFYEYLLKSYILFGEKEDLEMFIDAYQNIQNHLRRGREACNEGEGDPPLYVNVNMFTGQLMNTWIDSLQAFFPGLQVLIGDVEDAICLHAFYYAIWKRYGALPERYNWQLQAPDVPFYPLRPELVESTYLLYQATKNPFYLHVGMDILQSLEKYTKAKCGYATLHHVVEKTKEDRMESFFLSETCKYLYLLFDEDNPVHKSGNKYMFTTEGHIVSVDERFRNSLWQDILPGEEGSTEKVKPNELKAVNFSSNCNRVPDERRYLLPLKSNYMRQIDRMVGLI; encoded by the exons ATGCAATGGCGCTCgctggtgctggggctgctgctgctgaggctggCGCTGCACGCGCTGCTGGCGCTGCTCCCCGCTCTGGCTCCCGGCTTCTGCCTGCGCCTCCGCCTGCCCTTCCCGTTCCCGCCGCGTTCCGCCGCCCTCGGCCCTCCCGGCTCCGCTCGGCCGCCGCCCGGCGGGGTCTCCTCGCACTGGGGGTCGCtgcgaggcggcggcggcgcggcggggcgcgATGAGTACGAGAGCCGCTACAGCGCCGCGTTCCCCCCGCAGCTGCGGGCCCGGCTGCGGGACGCCGCCCGCGGGATGTTCGCCTTCGGCTACGACAGCTACATGCGGCACGCCTTCCCCAGCGACGAGCTCGACCCCCTGCACTGCTGCGGCCGCGGGCCCGACCGCGACGACCC ttctAATCTGAACATCAACGATGTCTTAGGAAACTACTCGCTAACGCTGATCGATGCACTGGATACCTTAGCG gTAATGGGGAATTCCTCCGAGTTCCAGAAGGCGGTGAAGTTGGTGATTGACACAGTTTCATTTGACAAAGACTCAACAGTCCAGGTTTTTGAGGCAACCATCAG GGTTTTGGGAAGCCTGCTTTCTGCCCACATAATAATCACGGATGCCAAACAGCCGTTTGGTGATATGACCATTAAGGATTATGACAACGAATTGCTGCACATGGCTCACGACCTAGCAGTGAGACTGCTCCCAGCATTTGAGAACACCAAAACTGGAATTCCATATCCTCGG GTCAACCTGAAGAAAGGGGTTCCTCCAAACAGCAATAATGAAAcctgcactgcaggagctggttCCTTGTTGGTGGAGTTTGGTATTCTGAGCAGGCTGCTTGGTGATTCCACGTTTGAATGGGTGGCCAGGAGAGCTGTCAAAGCACTCTGGAGTCTCAGGAGTAACAACACTGGACTGCTAG GAAACGTTGTGAATATTCAGACTGGCCATTGGGTTGGAAAGCAGAGTGGCTTGGGAGCAGGATCAGATTCATTTTATGAATACCTCCTGAAGTCCTACATCCTctttggagagaaggaagacTTAGAGATGTTCATTGATGCTTATCAGAACATTCAGAACCACTTACGAAGGGG TCGAGAAGCTTGCAATGAAGGTGAAGGTGACCCGCCTTTGTACGTTAATGTAAACATGTTCACCGGACAGCTGATGAACACGTGGATTGACTCTTTGCAAGCCTTTTTTCCTGGACTTCAG GTGTTGATAGGAGACGTAGAAGATGCTATTTGTCTCCATGCTTTTTATTATGCCATATGGAAACGGTATGGAGCTCTCCCAGAAAGATACAACTGGCAATTGCAAGCACCGGATGTTCCCTTTTATCCACTGAGGCCAGAATTAGTGGAATCCACGTATCTTCTTTACCAG gCCACAAAGAACCCATTTTACCTCCATGTGGGAATGGATATTCTGCAGAGTTtggaaaaatacacaaaagcaaa GTGTGGCTATGCTACGTTACACCATGTGgtggagaaaacaaaagaggatCGAATGGAGAGCTTTTTTCTCAGTGAaacatgtaaatatttgtaCCTG TTGTTTGATGAAGACAATCCAGTGCATAAgtctggaaataaatatatgtttacTACTGAGGGACATATTGTGTCTGTGGATGAACGTTTTCGGAACTCGCTGTGGCAAGATATCCTCCCTGGGGAAGAGGGCAGCACAGAAAAAGTTAAGCCTAATGAATTAAAGGCCGTCAACTTCAGTTCTAAT TGTAACAGAGTTCCTGATGAGAGGAGATACTTGCTGCCATTGAAGAGCAACTACATGAGACAGATCGATCGGATGGTGGGCTTGATCTGA
- the ARL8B gene encoding ADP-ribosylation factor-like protein 8B, producing MLALLSRLLDWFRSLFWKEEMELTLVGLQYSGKTTFVNVIASGQFSEDMIPTVGFNMRKVTKGNVTIKIWDIGGQPRFRSMWERYCRGVNAIVYMVDAADREKIEASRNELHNLLDKPQLQGIPVLVLGNKRDLPNALDEKQLIEKMNLAAIQDREICCYSISCKEKDNIDITLQWLIQHSKSRRS from the exons ATGTTGGCGCTGCTCTCCCGGCTGCTGGACTGGTTCCGCTCGCTCTTCTGGAAGGAGGAGATGGAGCTCACCCTGGTGGGGCTGCAGTACTCCGGCAAGACCACCTTCGTCAACGTCATCGCG tcAGGTCAATTCAGTGAAGATATGATTCCTACTGTGGGCTTCAACATGAGGAAAGTTACGAAGGGTAATGTAACAATAAAG ATTTGGGATATAGGAGGGCAGCCACGGTTCCGAAGCATGTGGGAGCGATATTGCAGAGGAGTTAATGCTATTGT CTACATGGTAGATGCTGCAGATCGTGAAAAAATAGAAGCCTCTCGGAATGAGCTGCACAATCTTCTAGATAAGCCACAGTTACAAGGAATCCCT GTTCTAGTACTTGGAAACAAGAGAGACCTTCCTAATGCTTTGGATGAGAAACAGCTAATCGAGAAGAT GAACCTTGCTGCTATTCAGGACAGAGAAATCTGCTGCTACTCAAtttcttgcaaagaaaaagataatataG ATATCACGCTTCAGTGGCTTATTCAGCATTCAAAGTCTAGAAGAAGCTGA